In a single window of the Halomicroarcula saliterrae genome:
- a CDS encoding pyridoxal-phosphate dependent enzyme, translated as MQTIAAVRGLSCTACGESADPGVGRCPDCGGVLALDYDADDITSAADAHPLPSEATVSIDEGATPLVGVPELADELGVDRVAVKDEGRNPTGSLADRKLALAVSAAVAAGADRVGTPSTGNGAQSAAAYAARAGIDSKGFVPSRCPFLNKAMVNVHGGDMYVVEGRYEDAVEAFADSDEAFTSVAPGHPFRVAGGTALALELLADREWAAPDAVVHPTAHGETVVGLQRGFALAVDAELADAVPRIYAAQPETAAAIAEAAVDGAAEPVPVDRPDTIVGPLEVPEPAAGAAAIDALDASDGGGVVVPDKAVLQAAVDGCELGPEVGATGGTAIAGARELAERDAFETDDDVVLVNPVAGSKEADLLRSHLMSQGM; from the coding sequence ATGCAGACGATAGCGGCAGTCCGTGGCCTCTCATGTACGGCGTGTGGCGAGTCGGCCGACCCCGGTGTCGGGCGCTGTCCCGACTGCGGCGGCGTCCTCGCTCTGGACTACGACGCCGACGACATCACGTCGGCGGCGGACGCACACCCGCTCCCGTCCGAGGCGACGGTGAGTATCGACGAGGGCGCGACGCCGCTCGTGGGCGTGCCGGAACTCGCCGACGAACTCGGCGTCGACCGGGTCGCCGTCAAGGACGAGGGGCGCAACCCGACGGGCTCGCTCGCCGACCGAAAGCTCGCACTGGCCGTCTCGGCGGCCGTCGCGGCGGGCGCCGACCGCGTCGGGACGCCCTCGACCGGCAACGGCGCCCAGTCGGCGGCTGCCTACGCCGCCCGCGCCGGCATCGACTCGAAGGGCTTTGTCCCCTCGCGGTGTCCGTTCCTCAACAAGGCGATGGTGAACGTCCACGGCGGCGACATGTACGTCGTCGAGGGCCGCTACGAGGACGCCGTCGAGGCCTTCGCTGACAGCGACGAAGCGTTCACCTCGGTCGCGCCCGGCCACCCCTTCCGCGTCGCCGGCGGGACCGCCCTCGCGCTGGAGCTGCTCGCCGACCGCGAGTGGGCCGCTCCCGACGCGGTCGTCCATCCGACCGCCCACGGCGAGACGGTCGTCGGGCTCCAGCGGGGTTTCGCCCTCGCGGTGGACGCCGAACTCGCCGACGCCGTTCCCCGAATCTACGCCGCCCAGCCCGAGACGGCGGCCGCTATCGCCGAGGCGGCCGTCGATGGCGCCGCCGAACCGGTGCCGGTCGACCGCCCCGACACCATCGTCGGCCCGCTGGAGGTGCCCGAGCCGGCCGCCGGGGCGGCCGCTATCGACGCCCTCGACGCGAGCGACGGCGGCGGTGTCGTCGTCCCCGACAAAGCGGTTCTCCAGGCGGCCGTCGACGGCTGCGAGCTGGGGCCGGAGGTCGGTGCGACCGGCGGCACGGCAATCGCCGGTGCCCGTGAACTGGCCGAGCGTGACGCCTTCGAGACCGACGACGACGTGGTGCTTGTCAACCCCGTCGCCGGCAGCAAGGAGGCCGACCTCCTGCGCTCCCATCTGATGAGTCAGGGGATGTGA
- a CDS encoding NAD(P)/FAD-dependent oxidoreductase, with amino-acid sequence MTDAVVVGGGLAGLVAARHLAESGRDVTLLEARERVGGRVRTAHEDGYTFDRGFQVLFSAYPAVRRELDVEALSPRPFTPGATIARPNHRSVLSDPLRNPTAAPQTVFNRDVRTADKLRVFKLQRELAGKDPETLLDGGGQSIREYLADRGFSKRFVERFAAPFYGGITLDRSLGTDSAVFEYTYKMLSEGEIFVPAEGMQAMPDQLADRARAAGATIETGRGVRTLDAAADRVTVGTGSETIAAESCVVATDPATAAELTQTDTIPTETLGCVTQYFSLPTSKAPSMGKRIVLNAADDRPNTVAPLSTVAPEYAPEGMELYSATFLGSQSADDETLAADVYDALSSWYPAAGFDSLELLRTDRVPLAQFAQPPGFRTALPDPEAPAGPVALAGDYTRWSSIQGALESGRVAAELLQ; translated from the coding sequence ATGACAGACGCCGTGGTCGTCGGTGGCGGCCTCGCCGGGCTAGTCGCGGCCCGCCACCTCGCCGAGTCCGGACGGGACGTGACGCTACTGGAAGCCCGCGAACGGGTGGGCGGACGTGTCAGGACGGCCCACGAGGACGGCTACACGTTCGATCGGGGCTTTCAGGTGCTGTTTTCGGCGTACCCCGCGGTCAGGCGCGAACTCGACGTCGAAGCGCTCTCGCCGCGCCCGTTCACGCCGGGCGCGACCATCGCCCGGCCGAACCACCGCTCGGTGCTGTCGGACCCGCTGCGGAACCCGACGGCAGCCCCGCAGACGGTGTTCAACCGCGACGTTCGCACCGCCGACAAGCTCCGCGTGTTCAAGCTCCAGCGCGAACTCGCCGGCAAGGACCCGGAGACGCTGCTGGACGGCGGGGGGCAGTCGATCAGGGAGTACCTCGCCGACCGCGGCTTCTCGAAGCGGTTCGTCGAGCGCTTCGCCGCCCCCTTCTACGGCGGTATCACGCTCGACCGCTCGCTTGGCACCGACAGCGCGGTTTTCGAGTACACCTACAAGATGCTCTCGGAGGGCGAGATATTCGTCCCGGCCGAGGGGATGCAGGCGATGCCCGACCAGCTCGCCGACCGGGCGAGGGCGGCGGGCGCGACCATCGAGACGGGGCGGGGCGTGCGGACGCTCGACGCCGCAGCCGATAGGGTGACAGTCGGGACCGGCTCCGAGACCATCGCCGCCGAGAGCTGCGTCGTCGCGACGGACCCGGCGACGGCGGCGGAGCTGACCCAGACCGACACCATCCCGACGGAGACGCTCGGCTGTGTCACCCAGTACTTCTCCCTGCCGACGAGCAAGGCCCCGAGCATGGGCAAGCGCATCGTGCTCAACGCCGCCGACGACCGGCCGAACACCGTCGCGCCGCTGTCGACCGTCGCACCGGAGTACGCGCCCGAAGGGATGGAGCTGTACAGCGCGACCTTCCTCGGGAGCCAGTCGGCCGACGACGAGACGCTGGCCGCGGACGTCTACGACGCGCTCTCCTCGTGGTACCCCGCCGCCGGCTTCGACTCGCTGGAACTTCTGCGGACGGACCGGGTTCCGCTGGCGCAGTTCGCCCAGCCGCCGGGGTTCCGGACGGCGCTCCCCGACCCGGAGGCCCCCGCGGGACCGGTCGCGCTGGCCGGCGATTACACCCGCTGGTCGTCGATTCAGGGCGCACTGGAGAGCGGGCGCGTGGCCGCCGAGTTACTGCAGTAA
- a CDS encoding metallophosphoesterase, with amino-acid sequence MEQTYDGRGLLVGETLVVADCHVGRGTGGELEFPVGSGTDMVERFRGLVERHDPGEVVLAGDLLHSFRTVPRTVADTVAGLQAACREAGARLVVTPGNHDTMLDSVWDGPTEREYRVGDTVVLHGHEAPESEADRYVVGHDHPTIEIEGQRRPCYLVGEGQYRSSEVVMLPSFNKLNAGVRVNSMSAGDFQSPLVTDADRLAPVVWDEAARETREFPPLGEFRRML; translated from the coding sequence ATGGAACAGACGTACGACGGCCGGGGGCTACTCGTGGGCGAGACGCTGGTCGTCGCGGACTGCCACGTCGGCCGGGGAACCGGTGGGGAGTTAGAGTTCCCGGTCGGCTCGGGGACCGACATGGTCGAGCGGTTCCGCGGCCTCGTCGAGCGCCACGACCCGGGCGAGGTGGTGCTCGCCGGTGACCTGTTGCACTCCTTCCGGACGGTGCCACGGACCGTCGCGGACACGGTCGCGGGGCTGCAAGCAGCCTGCCGTGAGGCCGGGGCCCGCCTCGTCGTCACGCCAGGGAACCACGACACGATGCTCGATTCGGTGTGGGACGGGCCGACCGAGCGGGAGTACCGCGTCGGCGACACCGTCGTCCTGCACGGCCACGAAGCGCCCGAGAGCGAGGCCGACCGCTACGTCGTGGGTCACGACCACCCCACCATCGAAATCGAGGGGCAGCGCCGCCCCTGCTATCTGGTGGGCGAGGGGCAGTACCGCAGCAGCGAGGTCGTGATGCTCCCCTCGTTCAACAAGCTCAACGCCGGGGTGCGGGTCAACAGCATGTCCGCGGGCGATTTCCAGTCGCCGCTCGTGACCGACGCCGACCGGCTGGCCCCCGTGGTGTGGGACGAGGCCGCTCGGGAAACCCGCGAGTTCCCGCCGCTGGGCGAGTTCCGGCGGATGTTATAG
- a CDS encoding MarR family transcriptional regulator, which yields MVDVLENKRAATRFRILVEIADRQPAVSQGEIAEAVGVTSQAVSEYIRDLVEEGFVEKEGRSRYRVTKEGVDWVFQSATDMRRFVDHVTDDILGSVQEDAAIADADIDVGETVSLSLSEGLLHAAPGDEGVATGVSTTSADSGEVVGVTGFEGVIDLEPGHVSVVQVPTVRTDPADSGADIAATCEDVPIVTAAGVEAVSALRDAGVEPTTYFAPGEVAADAASRGLDAVVVATQDTIGRVTDALTDASVSYDVAK from the coding sequence ATGGTCGATGTCCTCGAGAACAAGCGCGCCGCGACGCGGTTTCGCATCCTCGTCGAGATCGCGGACCGCCAGCCCGCGGTGAGCCAGGGGGAGATAGCAGAGGCCGTCGGCGTGACGAGTCAGGCGGTCAGCGAGTACATCCGGGACCTGGTGGAGGAGGGGTTCGTCGAGAAGGAGGGCCGGTCGCGCTATCGGGTCACCAAGGAGGGCGTCGACTGGGTGTTCCAGTCCGCGACAGACATGCGCCGGTTCGTCGACCACGTCACCGACGACATCCTCGGTAGCGTACAGGAGGACGCCGCGATCGCGGACGCCGACATCGACGTGGGCGAGACGGTGTCGCTGTCGCTCTCCGAGGGGTTGCTCCACGCCGCGCCCGGCGACGAGGGCGTCGCGACGGGCGTGAGCACGACCAGCGCGGACAGCGGTGAGGTCGTCGGCGTCACCGGCTTCGAGGGGGTCATCGACCTCGAACCCGGTCACGTCAGCGTCGTGCAGGTGCCGACGGTCCGCACCGATCCGGCCGACTCCGGCGCCGACATCGCGGCGACCTGCGAGGACGTGCCCATCGTGACCGCGGCGGGAGTCGAAGCCGTCTCGGCGCTCCGGGACGCCGGCGTCGAGCCGACGACGTACTTCGCGCCGGGCGAGGTGGCCGCCGATGCCGCGTCTCGCGGGCTCGACGCCGTCGTCGTCGCCACGCAGGACACCATCGGTCGGGTCACCGACGCCCTGACCGACGCCTCGGTGAGCTACGACGTGGCGAAGTGA
- a CDS encoding thiolase family protein, which translates to MTDVVVVDGARTAHGELLGALADRSATDLGLAVTEGLLDRSGIGPELVDWVCLGNCVQAGVGQVPARQVVVDSPLPDSCPATTTNEASGSGLRAITNAVDRIEAGRASVVIAGGMESMSNAPYLVRELREGRRHGDTTLVDSMIHDALWDANLDAHMGTLTDRIAERFEISRAAQDEYARRSNHRAGEAIAEGAFEQEVVPVDVGDHLVTEDEGPRPETTMEDLAALPPAFGEDGTITAGNASKLSDGAGGVLLADAETADAAGVGPMAHVEEYAVAYRDPAEFSLAVCDALEALFERADIGVGDVDHFELNEAFAAQMVYVADELDIPADKHNPLGGAVALGHPIGASGGILTTTLLYAMEHGDYDRGVVAMSVGGGGALAMSLRR; encoded by the coding sequence ATGACCGACGTGGTCGTCGTGGACGGCGCGAGAACCGCACACGGGGAACTACTGGGCGCGCTCGCCGACCGGTCGGCGACCGACCTCGGCCTCGCGGTGACCGAGGGACTGCTCGACCGAAGCGGGATCGGCCCGGAACTCGTCGACTGGGTCTGTCTGGGTAACTGCGTTCAGGCCGGCGTCGGCCAGGTGCCCGCCAGACAGGTCGTCGTCGACTCCCCGCTCCCGGACAGTTGTCCGGCGACGACGACCAACGAGGCCTCCGGGTCGGGCCTGCGGGCCATCACGAACGCTGTCGACCGCATCGAGGCCGGCCGGGCGTCCGTCGTTATCGCCGGCGGCATGGAGTCGATGTCGAACGCGCCGTATCTCGTCCGGGAGCTGCGCGAGGGGCGGCGCCACGGCGACACGACGCTGGTCGATTCGATGATTCACGACGCGCTGTGGGACGCGAACCTCGACGCCCACATGGGGACGCTCACCGACCGCATCGCCGAGCGTTTCGAAATCTCCCGGGCGGCACAGGACGAGTACGCCCGCCGGAGCAACCACCGGGCCGGCGAGGCCATCGCCGAGGGCGCCTTCGAGCAGGAGGTCGTCCCCGTGGACGTCGGGGATCATCTGGTCACGGAAGACGAGGGCCCCCGTCCCGAGACGACCATGGAGGACCTCGCGGCCCTGCCCCCCGCCTTCGGCGAGGACGGGACCATCACCGCGGGCAACGCCTCGAAGCTCTCGGACGGCGCCGGCGGCGTGTTGCTCGCCGACGCCGAGACCGCCGACGCGGCCGGCGTCGGTCCCATGGCACACGTCGAGGAGTACGCCGTGGCTTACCGCGACCCCGCGGAGTTCTCGCTCGCGGTCTGTGACGCGCTCGAAGCCCTCTTCGAGCGTGCCGACATCGGCGTCGGGGACGTGGACCACTTCGAGCTCAACGAGGCCTTCGCGGCACAGATGGTGTACGTCGCCGACGAACTCGACATCCCCGCCGACAAGCACAATCCGCTGGGCGGCGCGGTGGCGCTCGGCCATCCTATCGGCGCCAGCGGCGGCATCCTCACGACGACGCTGCTGTACGCCATGGAACACGGGGATTACGACAGAGGCGTCGTGGCGATGAGCGTTGGCGGCGGGGGCGCGTTAGCGATGTCGTTGAGGCGGTAG
- a CDS encoding HalOD1 output domain-containing protein gives MSDSQKENAREGTENEAGTVRSQITPDPETAEYDLLETIADFEGCQIEDLPSLYNEVEHVVETLFKTPPSTAAQMSLSFSYIGYRVTLDRSGNVKLVRVADTVPG, from the coding sequence ATGTCTGATTCACAGAAGGAAAACGCACGAGAGGGGACGGAAAACGAGGCCGGCACTGTTCGCAGCCAGATTACACCCGACCCCGAGACCGCGGAGTACGACCTCCTTGAGACAATCGCCGACTTCGAGGGCTGTCAGATAGAGGACCTCCCCTCGCTGTACAACGAGGTCGAACACGTCGTCGAGACGCTGTTCAAGACGCCGCCGTCGACGGCCGCCCAGATGTCTCTCTCGTTTTCTTATATCGGCTATCGGGTCACTCTCGACCGGAGCGGGAACGTCAAACTGGTCCGTGTCGCGGATACGGTGCCGGGCTGA
- a CDS encoding pyridoxal phosphate-dependent aminotransferase, protein MIGFSSRVEAVSISGIREVFEAAGEDAINLGLGQPDFPTPDHAREAAVEAIQSGQVDAYTSNKGTLELREAIADKHARDNGLDVDPADIIATSGGSEALHIALEAHVDAGQEVIFPDPGFVSYDALTHLAGGTPEPVGLREDLTMAPEAVEDAITDDTAAFVVNSPANPTGAVQSTEDMREFARIADEHDVLCISDEVYEHQVFEGEHRSPAAFDDSGNVVVVNACSKAYSMTGWRLGWVTGATERVERMLRVHQYAQACASAPAQYAAEAALSGPQDAVAEMREAFRERRDILLDGFEEMGLECPTPKGAFYAMPKVPEGWVDEVIGRGVVVVPGDAFGANGAGYARISYATDTETLREAIDIMAEATAALE, encoded by the coding sequence ATGATAGGATTCTCAAGTCGCGTCGAAGCGGTGTCCATCTCGGGTATCCGCGAAGTGTTCGAGGCCGCCGGCGAGGACGCTATCAACCTCGGGCTCGGCCAGCCCGACTTCCCGACCCCCGACCACGCCCGCGAGGCCGCGGTCGAGGCTATCCAGTCGGGGCAGGTCGACGCCTACACGTCGAACAAGGGGACGCTCGAACTCCGTGAGGCCATCGCCGACAAACACGCCAGGGACAACGGCCTCGACGTGGACCCCGCGGACATCATCGCTACCTCCGGCGGGAGCGAGGCGCTACACATCGCGCTTGAGGCGCACGTCGATGCGGGCCAAGAGGTTATTTTCCCGGACCCCGGCTTCGTCTCCTACGACGCGCTGACCCATCTCGCCGGCGGGACGCCCGAGCCGGTCGGCCTGCGCGAGGACCTGACGATGGCGCCCGAGGCGGTCGAGGACGCCATCACGGACGACACCGCGGCGTTCGTCGTCAACTCGCCGGCGAACCCGACCGGGGCCGTCCAGTCCACCGAGGACATGCGCGAGTTCGCCCGTATCGCCGACGAACACGACGTGCTCTGCATCTCCGACGAGGTGTACGAACACCAGGTGTTCGAGGGCGAGCACCGCTCGCCGGCGGCGTTCGACGACTCGGGCAACGTGGTCGTCGTCAACGCCTGCTCGAAGGCCTACTCGATGACCGGCTGGCGGCTGGGCTGGGTCACCGGCGCGACGGAACGGGTAGAGCGGATGCTCCGGGTCCACCAGTACGCTCAGGCCTGTGCCTCCGCGCCGGCCCAGTACGCCGCCGAGGCCGCCCTGTCGGGGCCACAGGACGCCGTCGCCGAGATGCGCGAGGCGTTCCGGGAACGCCGGGATATCCTGCTGGACGGCTTCGAGGAGATGGGGCTGGAGTGTCCCACACCGAAAGGCGCCTTCTACGCGATGCCGAAGGTCCCCGAGGGGTGGGTCGACGAGGTCATAGGGCGCGGCGTCGTCGTCGTCCCGGGCGACGCGTTCGGGGCCAACGGCGCGGGCTATGCCCGCATCTCCTACGCCACCGACACCGAGACGCTCCGCGAGGCCATCGATATCATGGCCGAGGCGACCGCCGCTCTGGAGTAG
- a CDS encoding ArsR/SmtB family transcription factor, which produces MEKALWYLLTATRGGANRARIIDALTDRPKNANELADELDVGYKTVRHHMEQLEDHDIVESGDESYAKLYFLTDRFDTYRDTFEDIVEQMDT; this is translated from the coding sequence ATGGAGAAAGCGCTCTGGTATCTTCTGACGGCGACACGTGGCGGTGCCAACCGGGCGCGTATCATCGACGCTCTCACCGACAGACCGAAAAACGCCAACGAGCTGGCCGACGAGCTCGACGTCGGGTACAAGACCGTTCGCCACCACATGGAGCAACTCGAAGACCACGACATCGTCGAATCCGGCGACGAATCGTACGCCAAACTGTACTTCCTCACCGACCGGTTCGACACGTACCGGGACACCTTCGAGGACATCGTAGAGCAGATGGACACATGA
- a CDS encoding UbiA family prenyltransferase, protein MAVARHESGVVGASKALASQVHPVFMLPPLATSLFGAVLAGSVDLAVAGLHALAMFFAVYTAHVKDGYVDFHVRGEDDDHPLTVGGCRGALVGAAAGFLACTVGLWLLVSPLAALVTAPTWVIGYTHAPQLDLNTVGATMGYPGGIALALLGGYYAQATSVGPQVLGLAAVFLLMLTGIKIIDDETDYDYDRSIQKRTVAVVLGPRRARQFALSLFVAAMVGVVGLALALPGIPPTAAGGAVVFGVVLAVAYRAEAKLATMLLIRGSYLFLAVLVAAVWFRPLG, encoded by the coding sequence ATGGCAGTGGCCCGACACGAGTCCGGCGTCGTCGGAGCCAGCAAGGCACTCGCCTCGCAGGTCCACCCCGTGTTCATGCTCCCGCCGCTCGCGACCTCGCTCTTTGGCGCCGTGCTGGCGGGGAGCGTCGACCTCGCCGTGGCCGGCCTCCACGCGCTGGCGATGTTCTTCGCCGTCTACACCGCTCACGTCAAGGACGGCTACGTCGATTTCCACGTCCGGGGCGAGGACGACGACCACCCGCTGACCGTCGGGGGCTGTCGGGGCGCACTCGTCGGGGCCGCGGCCGGCTTTCTGGCCTGTACGGTCGGCCTGTGGCTGCTGGTCTCGCCGCTCGCGGCGCTCGTGACCGCGCCGACGTGGGTCATCGGCTACACGCACGCCCCGCAACTGGACCTGAACACCGTGGGCGCGACGATGGGGTATCCCGGCGGCATCGCGCTCGCGCTGCTGGGCGGCTACTACGCGCAGGCGACGAGCGTCGGGCCGCAGGTGCTCGGGCTGGCCGCGGTCTTCTTGCTCATGCTGACCGGCATCAAAATCATCGACGACGAGACGGACTACGACTACGACCGCTCCATCCAGAAGCGGACCGTCGCGGTCGTCCTCGGCCCCCGGCGGGCCAGACAGTTCGCTCTCTCGCTGTTCGTCGCCGCGATGGTCGGCGTGGTCGGCTTGGCGCTGGCCCTGCCCGGGATTCCGCCGACCGCCGCCGGCGGAGCCGTGGTGTTCGGGGTCGTCCTCGCGGTTGCCTACCGTGCCGAGGCGAAACTCGCGACGATGCTGCTCATCCGGGGGTCGTATCTCTTCCTCGCTGTGCTCGTCGCTGCGGTGTGGTTCCGGCCACTGGGGTAG
- a CDS encoding glycosyltransferase family 2 protein, giving the protein MYEETSLGVVIPAYNEAGFIGDVIDSVPNYVSAVVVIDDHSTDGTWEEIHEHIGDTRSRVTGETARKSRSDGGTRTMAAAEPPSEFDRRTVTVRHTTNRGRGAAIKTGYRIAQTMELDVVAVIDGDGQMDPAILDRIVDPVVNDEADYAKGDRLVSPRHCREMSRWRLFGNTLLTWLTRVASGKWGVRDPQNGYTAISAEALDAIAIEELYEDYGFLNDLLIRLDANNMEVADVAMQAVYSDETSGIRYRHFAPNLSLLLLRGFVWRLWYKYVASGQSDRPPHSQPS; this is encoded by the coding sequence ATGTACGAAGAGACGTCTCTCGGGGTGGTAATTCCAGCGTACAACGAAGCGGGGTTCATCGGTGACGTCATCGACAGCGTGCCGAACTACGTGAGTGCGGTGGTCGTGATAGACGACCACTCCACCGACGGGACGTGGGAGGAAATCCACGAGCACATCGGGGACACGCGTTCGAGAGTCACCGGCGAGACTGCGAGGAAAAGCCGTTCGGACGGCGGAACGAGAACGATGGCCGCCGCGGAGCCGCCGTCCGAGTTCGACCGCCGGACGGTCACGGTCCGCCACACGACCAACCGAGGGCGTGGGGCAGCGATAAAAACGGGGTACAGGATAGCACAGACGATGGAACTCGACGTCGTGGCGGTAATCGACGGTGACGGGCAGATGGACCCGGCGATACTGGACAGAATCGTCGACCCCGTCGTAAACGACGAGGCGGACTACGCGAAAGGGGACCGGCTCGTCAGCCCTCGCCACTGCCGGGAGATGTCTCGCTGGCGGCTGTTCGGGAACACGCTGTTGACGTGGCTGACGAGAGTCGCGAGTGGAAAGTGGGGGGTGCGGGACCCACAGAACGGGTACACGGCGATATCGGCGGAAGCGCTCGACGCGATCGCCATCGAGGAGCTCTACGAGGACTACGGCTTTCTCAACGACCTCCTCATCAGACTCGACGCGAACAACATGGAGGTCGCGGACGTCGCGATGCAGGCGGTCTACAGCGACGAGACGAGCGGTATCAGGTACCGGCATTTCGCGCCGAACCTCTCGTTGCTGTTGCTCAGAGGGTTCGTCTGGCGACTCTGGTACAAGTACGTCGCGTCCGGCCAGTCCGATCGGCCACCGCACTCACAGCCGTCGTAG
- a CDS encoding PIG-L deacetylase family protein — MKVAAIGAHPDDIEIGAGASIAVHRNRGDTVRFIILTKGGKVAEREQRRAEAERAAGILDVDDVQFLGYEDTEVPYNQDTVDELEAKLSAIDPDRVYIHAEEDTHQDHRRAAKASITASRDINQVLAFEAPSTRSSFAPQYYNSVPEGVIEGKIEAIRSHRSQQEKKYLEAEAMKGLARFRGRQANSTYAEAFQVIRINNMYKSDFYGSR, encoded by the coding sequence ATGAAAGTTGCTGCCATTGGGGCACACCCCGACGACATAGAGATCGGGGCCGGTGCGTCGATCGCGGTCCATCGAAACCGAGGCGACACCGTTCGATTCATAATTCTGACAAAAGGGGGAAAGGTCGCCGAGCGGGAACAGCGACGGGCCGAAGCCGAGCGAGCGGCCGGCATACTGGACGTCGACGACGTCCAGTTTCTCGGATACGAGGACACTGAGGTCCCGTACAACCAGGACACTGTGGACGAACTCGAAGCGAAGCTCTCGGCGATTGATCCGGACCGCGTCTACATCCACGCCGAGGAGGACACCCATCAGGACCATCGCCGCGCCGCGAAAGCGTCGATCACGGCCTCGCGGGACATCAATCAGGTGCTCGCCTTCGAGGCTCCATCGACGCGGTCGTCCTTCGCGCCGCAGTACTACAACTCCGTGCCAGAGGGGGTCATCGAGGGGAAGATCGAGGCGATACGCTCACACAGGTCACAGCAGGAAAAGAAGTATCTCGAAGCGGAGGCGATGAAGGGACTCGCTCGGTTCCGGGGACGACAGGCCAACTCGACGTACGCCGAGGCCTTTCAGGTCATCCGCATCAACAACATGTACAAGTCCGACTTCTACGGCAGCCGCTGA
- a CDS encoding HAD family hydrolase translates to MVHAVCFDLDGTLFDDRQYARAGLENAASELARRTGVDLTEELVEAYFGRGRRTATFDVVLAEAGLSEDHVPALVRAYHDSEGPLVPYRDAVETLDSLRTAYDIGVITGGTNGRGKLARLGLDGHVDEVIVTADREDSKHAPDPFIEMAARFGVSHDAMAFVGDRPELDFPQPNRLGMTTIRLRRGHYASAAARGDAVPDIEVDSLAEVREAIPRLDR, encoded by the coding sequence ATGGTCCACGCAGTGTGTTTCGACCTGGACGGGACGCTGTTCGACGACCGACAGTACGCCAGAGCGGGGCTGGAAAACGCCGCGTCGGAACTGGCGCGCCGGACTGGTGTCGACCTCACCGAGGAACTCGTCGAGGCGTACTTCGGGCGGGGCCGGCGGACGGCGACGTTCGACGTCGTGCTCGCGGAGGCCGGGCTCTCCGAGGACCACGTGCCGGCTCTCGTACGGGCGTATCACGACTCCGAGGGGCCGCTGGTCCCGTACCGGGACGCCGTCGAGACGCTCGACTCGCTGCGGACGGCGTACGACATCGGCGTCATCACGGGCGGGACCAACGGTCGCGGGAAGCTCGCCCGACTGGGACTCGACGGTCACGTCGACGAGGTCATCGTCACGGCGGACCGGGAGGACTCGAAGCACGCACCCGACCCCTTCATCGAGATGGCAGCGCGCTTCGGGGTGTCACACGACGCGATGGCGTTCGTCGGTGACCGCCCCGAACTCGATTTCCCCCAGCCAAATCGACTGGGGATGACCACAATCAGGCTCCGGCGGGGCCACTACGCGAGTGCGGCCGCTCGCGGCGACGCCGTCCCCGATATCGAGGTCGACTCGCTGGCCGAGGTCCGCGAGGCGATACCACGGCTCGACCGCTGA